The following nucleotide sequence is from Pseudobutyrivibrio ruminis HUN009.
TGTGTAGTAATCAATACCTCTGTCATTCCATCCACCTTCGCAATCTCCAAGACCAAGTGGGCCCATTGGAGCCATTGCATAACGGTTCTTAATTTCGAGCTTTCCAATTTTAATAGGCTCGAAAAGTCCTTGATACTTCAATTTATTTCCTCCTTTTACATTTAACAATTAATTTGCCGGCACATTGTTAAATTTTTATCATCTATGTCTATATTTTAACCATTAAATGTAACAAAGGCCATCAACATACAGTTGATGGCCTTTATCAAAAAGGATACTATTATTTTTCGTCTTCAATTTCCTCAAGGAAATCTTCTACATTGTAGAGCTCTCCCTCTACCTTATCTACGTAGATATGACCGTCTAAGTGATCGATTTCATGAAGAAGTGCTCTTGCCATAAGCTCCTCACCTTCCACGATAATCTCTTCCATATCTTCGTTTAATGCCTTTACCTTTGCATAATTTGGGCGAGTTACGATACCTGTCTTTCCTGGTACTGAAAGGCATCCCTCGCTACCAGTCTGCTCGCCAGATGTTTCGATAACCTCTGGGTTGATAAGAACAACTGGGCCCTCTCCTATATCAATAACGCAGATACGACGAAGAACGCCAACCTGAGGTGCTGCAAGTCCAACACCATCTGCATCATACATTGTATCAAGCATGTCCCCGATGAGGGTCTTAAGACGTGGTGTAAGCTCCTTTACTGGCTTACATTTCTTAAGTAAAACATCGTCTTTACCATATTCTCTAATTTCTAAAAGTGCCATAATAATTCCTTTCTAAAATCCTGTTATATTGTAGATATCGGATCAAAATCAAACCATGTAGAGGTATTTCTGTATTGCTTTTGCTGCAATAAGAATGCCTCGATAGTATCTTTTACATTAACAAGCCTGTCGTATTCGTCAGCCTTAACGTAGATTACCCTTCGGTAAACATCCTTTAGCTTTCCAATATAGGCGTCCTCTGGCCCCATAATAATGATGTTTGCATCCGCCTGTCTAATGATATCTGCTAGAATATCTGCTTGTTTAATAGCATCCTGCTGCTTGTCACAGCTAACCTGTATACCCAAAATATGTGAGCATGGTGGGTATGAAAGCAAGCGTCTGTATGCATACTCCTGACTATAGAAGCTGTCATAATCCTGATTTGCAGAAGCAACTACTGCGTAGTTTTCAGGCTGATATGTCTGAATAACAGCAATGCCTGGCTCCGAGCCTCTACCAGCTCGTCCTACTGCTTGGGTCAACAGCTGGAAGGTACGCTCCCCACTGTGATAATCACTTTCGTTTAGTGATATATCTGCTGCTATTATACCAACTAAAGTGACGTTTGCAAAATCGTGGCCTTTGACAATCATCTGGGTGCCTATCAGCACATCTGCCTCGTGAGCTGCAAATGCTGAAAGGATTTCCTCGTGGCCATCCTTCCCCTTTGTGGTGTCAGCATCCATTCGAAGGACCCTGGCTGTTGGAAAGAGTTCTTTAACTATTTCTTCCAAACGCTGAGTACCAGCCTTGAAGCTGCCAATATATTTGCTGCCACAACTTGGACAAGTCTTTGCTGCTACTGTTGTGTAGCCGCAATAGTGACATTTCATCTTGCCACCTGCGTGCAAATGAAGAGCAACATCGCAATGTGGACATTTTAACACATGGCCGCAGGCCCTACAAGAAACGAAGCCCATAAGACCACGTCTATTTAGAAACAGCATAATCTGCTGATGCTTGTTTAATCTATCTGCCATCAGCTCCTGCAATCTACGACTAAGCATAGAGCGATTGCCTGATTGAAGCTCTGCTCTAAGGTCCACAATCTCGCAAGAGGCCATATCTTGCCCCATAGCTCTGGAATGAAGAGTGATGAGCTGATACTCCCCTGTCTGTGTGCGGCTGTATGCCTCAAGGCTAGGAGTAGCCGAGCCAAGGATTACAGTAGCGCCAGCAAGCTTTGCGCGATACACGGCAGTTTCCCTTGCGTGATATCTAGGGATGACTTCTGATTTGTAGCTAGGCTCATGCTCCTCATCAATAATAATCAATCCAAG
It contains:
- the priA gene encoding replication restart helicase PriA, coding for MKYADIIIDISHERLDKTFEYIVPTELENQVTEGVQVVIPFGQGNRAITGYVVGLHNKPEFDVTKLKPIARVLKDSIAIESQLISLAAFLKKNYGSTMNQALKTVIPIKKKENEKLKKEISLNISLEQARIELTQILTKKNHAVGKERLLRELLEVDVLDWELATKKLQIPSSNIRDLEAKGIVKVESVRTFRNPHINKDASQKHIVLNEEQETAAETIKADIDTGRRKTYLIHGVTGSGKTEVYMDVMEHVISMGQQVIVLIPEIALTYQTVMRFYTRFGDKVSILNSRMSPGERFDQFERAKSGEISIMVGPRSALFTPFANLGLIIIDEEHEPSYKSEVIPRYHARETAVYRAKLAGATVILGSATPSLEAYSRTQTGEYQLITLHSRAMGQDMASCEIVDLRAELQSGNRSMLSRRLQELMADRLNKHQQIMLFLNRRGLMGFVSCRACGHVLKCPHCDVALHLHAGGKMKCHYCGYTTVAAKTCPSCGSKYIGSFKAGTQRLEEIVKELFPTARVLRMDADTTKGKDGHEEILSAFAAHEADVLIGTQMIVKGHDFANVTLVGIIAADISLNESDYHSGERTFQLLTQAVGRAGRGSEPGIAVIQTYQPENYAVVASANQDYDSFYSQEYAYRRLLSYPPCSHILGIQVSCDKQQDAIKQADILADIIRQADANIIIMGPEDAYIGKLKDVYRRVIYVKADEYDRLVNVKDTIEAFLLQQKQYRNTSTWFDFDPISTI
- the def gene encoding peptide deformylase, whose amino-acid sequence is MALLEIREYGKDDVLLKKCKPVKELTPRLKTLIGDMLDTMYDADGVGLAAPQVGVLRRICVIDIGEGPVVLINPEVIETSGEQTGSEGCLSVPGKTGIVTRPNYAKVKALNEDMEEIIVEGEELMARALLHEIDHLDGHIYVDKVEGELYNVEDFLEEIEDEK